In Raphanus sativus cultivar WK10039 chromosome 5, ASM80110v3, whole genome shotgun sequence, the following proteins share a genomic window:
- the LOC108861134 gene encoding uncharacterized protein LOC108861134 — translation MACHGFLATPTPGSHGLHKHGRTRCLAAAGSIFTSLNTSIFTFHNRLLRCISKFFRPSTTATATPSSLVTKKQGYKKLEKHEHHQRKRNDKKRTIVLDLDETLVHSSMEPPVRVNVDFMVRIKMQGAVIPMFVVKRPGVTEFLDRISKNYRVAVFTAGVPEYASQVLDKLDKNRVISQRLYRDSCTEMNGRYAKDLSLVSRTDMGSVLLVDDNPFSYSLQPDNGVHIKPFVDDMEDQELMKLAEFFDGCYQYEDLRDAASGVLSSKLI, via the coding sequence ATGGCGTGCCATGGATTTCTTGCGACACCGACCCCGGGATCACATGGACTTCATAAACATGGAAGGACCAGATGTTTGGCTGCAGCTGGCTCCATATTCACATCCCTCAACACGTCTATCTTCACATTCCATAACCGCCTCTTGCGTTGCATTTCAAAGTTTTTCCGTCCATCCACCACAGCTACCGCAACTCCTAGCAGTCTGGTCACCAAGAAACAAGGGTACAAAAAGCTCGAGAAACACGAGCATCATCAGAGAAAACGTAACGACAAGAAAAGAACCATCGTTCTTGATCTTGATGAAACATTGGTGCACTCATCCATGGAACCACCGGTCCGGGTTAACGTCGATTTCATGGTGAGGATAAAGATGCAAGGAGCGGTTATACCAATGTTTGTGGTGAAACGACCAGGAGTTACTGAGTTTCTTGACAGGATCAGTAAAAACTACCGAGTGGCGGTCTTCACTGCCGGGGTGCCGGAATATGCTTCACAAGTTTTGGATAAACTTGACAAGAACCGTGTTATCTCACAGCGGTTATATCGAGATTCGTGCACAGAAATGAATGGGAGATATGCCAAAGACTTGTCTCTAGTGTCGAGGACAGACATGGGGAGTGTTTTGCTAGTTGATGATAACCCTTTCTCCTACTCGTTGCAGCCTGATAATGGAGTTCACATTAAGCCTTTTGTGGACGACATGGAAGATCAAGAATTGATGAAACTTGCGGAGTTCTTTGATGGTTGTTATCAGTACGAAGATTTAAGGGATGCAGCATCAGGAGTTCTATCCAGCAAACTGATTTGA